Proteins found in one Salvia splendens isolate huo1 chromosome 10, SspV2, whole genome shotgun sequence genomic segment:
- the LOC121750655 gene encoding pectinesterase/pectinesterase inhibitor PPE8B-like produces MACGLWKTLFMLVVVFLADVGRGDLSESACLKVPVSEFSGTVKSTVGVVQKVVAIVSKFAGKVGDFRLSNAVSDCLELMDVSMDQLSSALSASLNTYGKSNGTGNVIDDVKTLLSGALTNQDSCIEGFDGTNGVVKGLVSGSLDHVTSLVLNLLSMVKSNSGGGRRLTSSDRFPRWIESRDRKLLESASGATADAVVAADGSGNFSSVAEAVRAAPEYSARKYVIYVKRGVYEEYVEVGKKKWNIMMIGDGADATVISGNRSFVDGWTTYRSTTFAAKGQGFIARDMTFENTAGPRKHQAVAYRSDSDRSVLYRCNVRGYQDTLYSHSMRQFYRECKISGTVDFIFGDGKAVFQNCEITARNGLPNQKNTITAQGRKDYSEETGFSIQFCNISAEPGIAIPTYLGRPWKLYSRTVVMQSYIGSAVRPEGWLEWNGDFALDTLFYAEYMNYGPGAGIEARVKWPGFRVLNGSDEAKRYTVAEFIVGNTWLPTTGVRYIAGLTN; encoded by the exons ATGGCTTGTGGTTTATGGAAAACTTTGTTTATGTTGGTGGTTGTGTTTTTGGCTGATGTTGGGCGTGGCGATTTGAGCGAATCGGCGTGTTTAAAAGTTCCGGTCTCGGAATTTTCTGGGACGGTGAAGTCCACAGTTGGGGTAGTGCAGAAGGTGGTCGCCATCGTGTCCAAGTTTGCCGGAAAAGTGGGAGATTTCCGGCTTAGCAATGCCGTCTCTGACTGCCTCGAACTCATGGACGTGTCCATGGACCAGTTGAGCTCTGCCCTGTCTGCTTCCCTTAATACATATG GGAAGAGTAACGGCACCGGAAACGTGATTGACGACGTGAAGACGTTACTGAGCGGAGCATTGACGAATCAAGACAGTTGCATAGAAGGATTCGACGGCACAAACGGCGTCGTAAAAGGCCTTGTTTCCGGCAGCTTAGACCACGTCACCTCATTAGTCCTCAACCTTCTCTCCATGGTCAAGTCCAATTCAGGCGGCGGCAGAAGACTGACGAGCAGCGATCGATTTCCGCGCTGGATCGAATCGCGGGACCGGAAGCTCCTCGAATCCGCCAGCGGCGCCACTGCGGACGCGGTGGTGGCCGCAGACGGGAGCGGGAACTTCAGCAGCGTGGCGGAAGCGGTCCGCGCAGCGCCGGAGTATAGCGCCAGGAAATACGTAATATACGTGAAGCGAGGCGTGTACGAGGAGTACGTGGAGGTCGGGAAGAAGAAATGGAACATAATGATGATCGGCGACGGTGCCGATGCGACGGTTATTTCTGGTAATCGGAGCTTTGTTGATGGCTGGACTACTTACCGCTCCACTACATTTG CCGCAAAGGGGCAAGGATTCATAGCCCGCGATATGACATTCGAGAACACAGCCGGCCCGCGAAAACACCAAGCGGTGGCGTACCGGTCAGATTCCGACCGCTCGGTGCTATACCGCTGCAATGTCAGAGGATATCAAGACACATTATACTCTCACTCGATGCGCCAATTCTACCGCGAATGCAAGATCAGCGGCACGGTCGACTTCATATTCGGGGACGGGAAGGCCGTTTTCCAGAACTGCGAGATCACGGCCCGAAACGGCCTTCCCAATCAGAAGAACACTATCACCGCACAGGGCCGGAAGGACTACAGCGAAGAAACGGGCTTTTCAATCCAGTTCTGCAACATTTCAGCCGAGCCCGGGATTGCAATCCCAACGTACCTCGGGAGGCCGTGGAAATTATATTCGCGGACTGTGGTGATGCAGTCGTACATCGGCAGTGCAGTTAGGCCCGAAGGGTGGTTGGAGTGGAACGGCGATTTCGCGCTGGATACTCTGTTTTATGCAGAGTATATGAATTACGGGCCGGGGGCAGGAATAGAGGCCCGTGTTAAGTGGCCAGGTTTTCGGGTTTTGAACGGTTCGGATGAGGCGAAGAGATATACGGTGGCGGAGTTTATTGTGGGGAATACATGGCTGCCTACGACGGGGGTTAGGTATATTGCTGGATTGACAAATTGa